The following proteins are co-located in the Pseudomonadota bacterium genome:
- a CDS encoding ammonium transporter, with protein MKRILALVMVMLFVAMAVTVFAEEPKTVQATPAAETQTAAPAQTPPKADTGDTAWVLISSALVLLMTPGLAFFYGGMVGRKNVLGILMQCFTILCVISIQWVLFGYSLSFAPGKGFWGGFDWIGLKGVGFEPYKDYAATIPHQLFMVFQMMFAIITPALIIGAFAERMKFSAFILFMILWSTFVYDPVCHWVWGVGGWLKDLGALDFAGGTVVHINAGIAALMVAIFIGKRKGGGHKAILPHNLPFTILGTALLWFGWFGFNAGSSLGANELAVNAFVVTNTAAAAAGLSWALIDWIFHEKPTMLGTATGAVAGLVAITPAAGFVSALSAIIIGIFVSIFCYSAVTFIKPKFGYDDALDVFGVHCIGGVWGALATGLFASKAVNPAGADGLFFGNPKQFLIQLIATGVTLAYSFAVSYIIYKIIDVTIKVRVKEKDEVMGLDLTQHHENAYTILE; from the coding sequence ATGAAAAGGATTTTAGCTCTTGTGATGGTTATGTTGTTTGTTGCAATGGCGGTTACGGTGTTTGCAGAAGAGCCGAAGACCGTACAGGCCACCCCGGCAGCAGAAACACAAACTGCAGCACCAGCACAAACTCCGCCCAAAGCGGATACAGGCGATACGGCCTGGGTTTTAATATCCAGCGCCCTTGTCCTCCTGATGACACCCGGACTTGCCTTCTTTTATGGGGGCATGGTGGGAAGAAAGAACGTGCTGGGCATCCTGATGCAGTGCTTTACCATACTATGTGTCATCAGTATACAATGGGTGCTTTTCGGTTACAGTCTTTCTTTTGCGCCAGGAAAAGGTTTCTGGGGTGGTTTCGACTGGATTGGATTAAAGGGGGTGGGTTTTGAGCCGTATAAAGATTATGCTGCCACAATCCCGCACCAGCTTTTTATGGTATTTCAGATGATGTTTGCAATCATTACCCCGGCCTTGATTATTGGCGCCTTTGCAGAAAGGATGAAATTCTCTGCCTTCATACTCTTTATGATCCTCTGGTCAACCTTTGTCTACGATCCGGTCTGCCACTGGGTATGGGGTGTGGGCGGATGGCTCAAAGACCTTGGCGCTCTTGATTTTGCAGGCGGAACGGTAGTGCATATCAACGCCGGCATTGCAGCCCTTATGGTTGCCATTTTTATCGGTAAAAGAAAGGGGGGCGGGCACAAGGCGATATTGCCGCACAATCTGCCCTTTACGATTCTCGGTACCGCACTCCTCTGGTTCGGATGGTTTGGCTTTAACGCAGGGAGCTCCCTTGGCGCTAACGAATTAGCGGTAAACGCCTTTGTTGTAACGAATACCGCAGCAGCAGCCGCGGGATTAAGTTGGGCGCTTATTGACTGGATATTCCATGAAAAGCCCACCATGCTCGGAACTGCAACAGGCGCAGTGGCAGGCCTTGTGGCTATTACCCCTGCAGCAGGATTCGTAAGCGCCCTTTCGGCGATTATAATCGGTATCTTTGTGAGTATATTCTGCTATAGCGCAGTAACCTTTATCAAACCAAAGTTTGGCTATGATGATGCGCTTGATGTCTTTGGTGTCCACTGCATAGGTGGGGTGTGGGGTGCGCTGGCGACAGGTCTCTTTGCTTCAAAAGCAGTCAACCCGGCAGGCGCAGACGGACTCTTTTTCGGGAACCCGAAACAGTTTCTCATACAGCTCATCGCAACAGGGGTAACGCTGGCCTATAGTTTTGCCGTAAGCTATATCATCTATAAAATAATCGATGTGACCATTAAGGTGCGTGTCAAAGAAAAAGACGAGGTTATGGGTCTTGACCTTACACAGCACCACGAAAATGCATATACGATTTTAGAATAG
- a CDS encoding PAS domain S-box protein, with translation MVKSKDAAKTKEQLLKELAEMRRLVKQIQKSENRYKHFEEALNKSEDKYRKLVELANSIILQIDTNGNITFFNEYAQKFFGYTRNEIIGKNVIGTIVPRAESSGRDLTNLIETIRQNPEQHVVHENENTLKDGSRVWVLWANSIVLDESGHVTEILCIGSDITARKEAEKVMQTARDELEAKVHERTFELKKTYEDLLYETAERKVYEEALRESETKYRSIVEGTIEGIFQTTAEGKCTMANTSLARLLGYASPEKFVSAASNMEEQMYVNPDRCIEFKNLLQSNGYAKGFETEFYKKDRSKIWVSMNVQAVYDERGNFIFYEGTVIDITLRHVLNGTTSALSMAVEIRDPYTAGHQARVTQLATAIAKEMNFSDDHIEAIQTAGMLHDIGKIYVPAEFLSRPGSISTHELSVLRDHSNAGYEILKNIEYEYPIAEIVYEHHERMNGSGYPRGLSGDQILMEARIIAVADVVESMASHRPYRPSLGTIKALNEIKENRGTLYDAAVVDICLGLFNEKGFCFEL, from the coding sequence ATGGTTAAATCAAAAGATGCAGCAAAGACAAAAGAACAACTTCTGAAAGAATTGGCAGAAATGCGCCGGTTGGTTAAACAAATACAAAAATCTGAAAACCGGTATAAACATTTTGAAGAAGCGTTAAATAAAAGCGAGGACAAGTACCGGAAACTTGTTGAGCTGGCAAATAGTATTATTCTGCAAATAGATACCAACGGGAACATTACTTTTTTCAATGAATACGCGCAAAAATTCTTCGGTTATACCAGAAATGAAATTATCGGTAAAAATGTGATCGGGACAATAGTCCCCAGGGCTGAATCATCCGGTCGCGATCTTACAAACCTTATCGAGACCATACGTCAGAATCCGGAACAACATGTTGTGCATGAAAATGAAAACACGCTGAAAGACGGGAGCAGGGTCTGGGTGCTCTGGGCAAACAGCATTGTACTTGATGAAAGCGGTCATGTAACGGAAATTCTTTGCATTGGCAGTGACATAACAGCTCGAAAAGAGGCAGAAAAAGTCATGCAGACTGCACGGGATGAGCTTGAAGCAAAGGTTCACGAAAGGACGTTCGAACTGAAAAAAACCTACGAAGATCTCCTCTACGAAACGGCTGAGCGTAAGGTTTATGAGGAGGCGTTACGGGAAAGCGAAACAAAATACCGGAGCATTGTTGAGGGTACCATTGAGGGCATATTCCAGACCACAGCAGAAGGAAAGTGTACGATGGCAAACACCTCTTTGGCCCGCCTGCTGGGCTATGCATCTCCCGAAAAATTTGTTTCCGCAGCTTCAAACATGGAAGAACAGATGTATGTAAATCCCGATCGGTGCATAGAGTTCAAGAACCTTCTTCAATCCAATGGATATGCGAAGGGGTTTGAGACAGAATTTTATAAAAAAGACAGAAGCAAGATATGGGTTTCCATGAATGTCCAAGCTGTTTACGATGAGCGGGGCAATTTCATTTTTTATGAGGGAACAGTTATAGATATTACATTGCGGCACGTTTTGAACGGAACCACAAGCGCCTTGTCTATGGCTGTAGAAATAAGGGACCCCTATACCGCAGGTCATCAGGCGAGGGTAACGCAACTTGCTACAGCAATAGCAAAAGAAATGAATTTTAGTGATGATCATATTGAAGCCATCCAAACAGCAGGCATGCTCCACGATATCGGAAAGATATACGTACCGGCGGAATTCCTCAGCCGACCCGGAAGTATAAGCACACACGAGCTAAGCGTCCTGCGAGATCACTCAAACGCAGGATACGAAATACTGAAGAATATAGAATATGAATACCCTATCGCCGAAATCGTATATGAGCATCATGAAAGGATGAATGGCTCAGGGTATCCCCGTGGCCTCTCAGGAGATCAGATACTTATGGAGGCGAGGATTATAGCAGTTGCCGATGTAGTTGAGTCTATGGCATCCCACAGGCCCTACAGGCCTTCCCTTGGCACCATAAAAGCGCTGAATGAAATTAAGGAAAACAGGGGCACACTCTATGATGCGGCTGTAGTTGATATCTGTCTGGGACTGTTTAACGAGAAAGGGTTTTGCTTTGAATTATAG